Genomic DNA from Larus michahellis chromosome 3, bLarMic1.1, whole genome shotgun sequence:
gtggatgccccatccctggaagtgttcaaggccagcttggCTGGGGCTttaagtaacctggtctagtgggagttgctcctgcccatggcagggaggttggaagggaccttaaagatcatctagttccaacccaaactgttctatgattcctGCAATGACTGTTCATTTCATTTCTGTCTACTGAGGCCCCTTAGACTGTTTCCTAAGCTGCACAGATTCCCTTCTTACTGTGATATGCTAAAATGGAGCCAGCAGCTCCTTCCTGCAGAAGAGCATCCAGGAGCCCAGCTGTCCTCACTGACATGTCTTGCCAGCCTCTGCAAACTGGCAAGGTTTTGTACTCTTTGCTCAGCAGGAAAGAGCTCTTGCTGCAGTAACCCAGCCTGCTTGTTTCAAAACGCATCCATCCTCTGCAGGCAGCAACAACCCTACCTGTCCGCCACCCAGAGACAGCACTGGCAGCTGCATTCTGTGCTTGTAAGTCCTTAATTCATATTTATGAGGATCTTTGCTTCTCTGTATAGGTTCAAGGTGCAAGTTTCCGGGGTTGGAAGGAGGTGACGTCGATGTTCAATAAAGATGACGAACAACAATTGCTAGCAGGATGCAAGTCTCCCAAATCCAAAGGGTGAGTAAAACCAATTGGTCTGTTTACTATCAAAATacacaaactggaacagaaaATAGCTGTGCTAAGTAGTGAAGGTAGGCACTGAGAAGCAGTAGTGTTGAATTCCTGGAAGTTCAATCACAGACAAAAGTTTATGGGCGTTTCAGAATTATGTATAGGTTCAGCTTACAATGGATAAGGCATGCCGTATTAGGAAAGGACGGATATTTTTAGTTCTGTCAAGAAGCAAAGAGAATTTAGCTGCATAATAATTTTTTACCGTAGAAAAGGAGTAAAGGTTTCTGAGTAAAAGTGTCATTCCCACCCTCCCCCTTAAGGATTAATTATAGTTGAATTTACAAATTCCCTTTTTTACAtgctttactttctcttttgaaGTCTTGTCTACACCTAAAAAGGTTAAGTGGAGTAGCTATACCCAGGATCTGCAAATCTTCCCTGTCAGAGCTGAGGTGCTTACTTGGAACAGTTCCGCTGCCGGCTCGGTTAGAGCTGTTCTCTGAACAGAATAGACCTTTTCCCAGAACAGACTATTTTGCTGTTACAAGTATACGTAGGCTTTACCTACATGTGCTGCCTACCTTGgttacaaacaggaaaaaatgtgccACCTTTCAGTATAGCTATTCCAGCTAAATATTAGATTTAGAAGACTTGCTGTAGTATGTCTTGTTTCCAGTTTACTTTGAAATACATATATTACAGTATGCAACTGTATATATGTACTTGCAgaggggggtgggtgtgtgtatAAACAATTTAGAATATAAATACATGTATTGCCATTTCCATTTGAGCCTGTTCAATAACACTTCCCAAAAGTTCCCAGCTACTGTCCCTGTACAATTTTACGGGTATTAGCTTGCTTCAGGGATTCTTTGCAATTGATGCTGAATATAATAATCAAGAAACCCTGTGAAGAGAGCAGAAGGATGAAATCAGAGTTACCGCAAATGTAGAAAGCTACTTTAGCATTACTACGAAAACTGCCTGTATTTTAAGTTTGTGGGTATTTCCCTATAACTCTATACCAcgatttttattttacttttaaagaaaaatacaacttttgaAGTGCCTACTCatgaaatatgagaaaaatattctgagtcTGTGACTGGCTTTAGCAAGATGAAAATTCTGAATAGTCTAATTGTAAATACAAAATtcaggaaaagtaattttaaaggtATTGGTTCAGTTGCTTCTAGTTAAATACGATAGTGTCAAGCTTTAATTAATGGAAAAAAGCTCTTCTAAatagaaatactaaaaaaaaaattcaatggtGGTTGTATTTGTGGCTAAGGACTTTGTATGCTCCTAACGTTTAGCTCATTGAACCCTGAAGGTTGTGTGTTTCATCACTGGTATTCAGCCTTTCCTTGTGGTCCGTTATTTTATTATAAACTTAACCCTGCATATAAACTTATGCATAAACATTTgacattctgtattttaaatactccacattgcaaatatgaaataattaatattgAAGGTTCTTAACAGgataaaaaatgtaataatatgAGTAGCCTTTCAAATAtctttttgagagagaaaatgttgttttttcttagttttggGAGGGGAATTTTGGGAGTTCTTACCAGAAATACAAAATAgctgttttcaaaatattgtgcagatctttataaaaaaaatgctgGTGTCTTTAAAGTCTTAATACTGAGTACATCGACTATTTTTGGGTATAAGGTTTAACTGGCAAGGTGATAACAGGTATATGAAAGTGAGGAAGATAGTAAGTGATCGTTAAAGCTGGTGGTTGACAAGACATTTTCCTATTCCTTCAACTACCCTAGCTCTGggtttgctttttgggtttttttggttaaagtCCTAAATTTTTCTAATGCATGCTAAAATACTTCATACCTTTCCAAAGGCAGTTCAGTGTAATTCACCGGTGCGGGGTGAGGAGTCTAAGTTCTTTTGTAGTAGGAAATGGCCGTACTCAGTCCACTTCGGATTTATCAGAGCAAGATTCGACTGCGTTTAGGTTTACATGTATATGAGGGTGTTTTTCCTGAAGTTGACAATAAGGGATGTGCTGTCATAGGCTCACAACTGATTAACATTCCTTActataaaacataataaaataattgaatgCTTATTAGTAACTATTACATGCATTgttaaatgaagaaattaatcacCTCATCATTGTTATTTTCTAGAACAAACCTGAAGTTAAAGGAAGAGATGAAGTCTGAAAAGAAGCCAGGTTTTTGGGACAGTTTGGTGATAAAGCAGAATGTCCCATCTAGGAAACCAGATGAGATTGAGGGATGGGAACCACCGCAGATTACCACTGCTGACTCTACCAGCGACGCAGCAGCTACTTTAAGTGACTATACAGCCTGGTCAGGCTGGGAAGATGAAACCAAAGGCTCCACAAAATACACAAACCTGGCCAGCTCAGGAAACAGCTCCAGGTGGAGCATCAAATCAGCTGGAAAGCTGGTTAGTATTAGACGTCAAAGCAAAGGTAACCTTACTGACAACTGGGAAGAACTAGAATGATGCTGGTAATGTGGAATACTTTATAGATGATAAGAGAAAGGTTCCATGATTTACTCGTGTGTTTAAACCAAAATCAAATCTGCTCAATATTGCACCTTTATACAGTACTTTGTTTTATTCAGATTGTTACAAATTTTTGCTCACCTGATATAAATTTTCTTATTACATTGTTAAATAGCTATGTTTTCCACACTGAAAAAGGTAGAGAATCTATTTTGTGCCTATATTTCACATTCAGACTCTGCAGTATGTTGGATTGTtggttttaccaaaaaaaaagtaattccttaGTGAATGTATACACTGGTTGTAAATTTGACTGCCTTATGTAGGAACTTCCACTAGCCTGAGGTCCTGTTTTTATTCTGGTATTTGAGGGCCACTCAAAATTTTAGTTTTGATGCTGTCCCTTTTTAACTAAGAATAGTGATCTGTTGCCTGCAGGGAGAATGCTTATACTTAGTAGACTGTTTTCCAAATCTTCAGCCTCAGCGTATGCTTCAGCTTGTGCACACAAGATGCTCGACTGTCACAATGTGCTATACTGTGTATGAAATGGGAAAATACTATCCTAAGGTAATTCCTTCCATCACAGGATCTTCACCAATAGTCAGGTCAAATGGGTCTTccaggggtttggttttggtttttattttgaactttgtTTGACAAAGCTAAGCTTCTCAGTTTTTGAGATGCTTGTTaagccaaaattaaaaatgattGAAAATTTGGAAAGCAGCAGTGAGTAGAGTATAAAAAGATCTCGATATTCAATATCTGTAGCCCTGAATCTAGGGGTAAGTTGCTTCTTACGGAAGggcatgtgttttcatttttacaataGCTGATACTTGTTCTACaaacaacttttttgttttgtactgtaTTGTTCTCGCCCCCAACCCCATAAGCAGTGATTGCCAGAGTGATACTCTGGCATTTTCAGGATAACTGAGTAACTGAGCCATTGCAAGTATGTGCATGCACACAACTTCTGAAGCATTTTTGTTATAAAGCTCAGTCTTATTAGCtactgatattttaatttttggtaaAAGAAGGTGAAGTGTTAAACTTGAGATTTGAAATGTATATAAGAATACTAAAAGTGCCTCTTTCTAGCATATTGTCTCTCATTAGCAGTGCGGCTGATGTCAGGTCCAAAgttggtttctgttttgtttgtatgACCTACATAAATACTACTTTAACgttcatggaaaaaaatcaaaccaaaagtTTCATAAACAGCCTGAACAGTAggccttttctctttcctgattGTTAAACTGGTATAACAGAACTGAAAACTTGTTGACTGCCTAGCAATATGGCCAGTACAGTCAGAAGATCAAGTTAGCATTTTAgagaaaatcagcattttcacaaGAAAGCATATACCTTTATATAATGGATATCTCGTAAACCTATTTTTGCAAGAAGCTTGTGCTGGTGAAAAGGGATGCATGCCATTTTCTTCTAAGCTTGTACCTTGTTTCTGTTACTGCCACGTGACTCCTTTCTTAGctgtctctttctcctctctcttccaaTTCATGTATAGTTTTCTGGCTTACGGTTCCTgcgtagctttttttttttttcctttttttattgagATTCCTGTTGAGATGTGCCTGGAGGGAAACTGTAGCaaaatgggtgggttttttttttgtttctttggcttttttttgtttttcttttttttctggttttaataggATGTTAAAAGACATTGTTCTTAAGTTTACATAAAAGAACATCAGTGTTTTGTGCTACAAAACAGAATCTTGTAATGgcaaatatatttgtaaaattggcattatatatttaaaaaaatactaatagaGGAGAAGGGGTTAGCATTTATATCACGTCATTTAGTCTGTGAGTAAACCCCGTATTTGCCTTTGGCAGGTACATATGCTGAGGTTAATTATAGGAAAGAGGATTCTTGGGTAAAGTATGCTGCCTTTTATAGTTTATGGAGTACCCTCTAAGGCATGAGCTAGTATTTCGTTTGGTTGTTGGTGCTGAcctaaaagaacagaaaaagatctGCTGGCAGCCCTCAATATTTTGCTGGGAAAGATGGGCTGAGAACTTTTAATTTCCCTCCTGAAGAATCTATTTATACTGTGACCAGTAAAGGTTTTGCCTTGCACATTTTACTGTCAAGTGCCTGTTTCTCACCTTGATGATGCGTTTGATGCGCAGCTTAACTGCaacatttttcaatttgtttttaattgtatgATAAAGAAGATGCTCACAAAGCTGAAGCctattataaaacaaaattacatcTGAGTGGGAAATCGAGATATGTAAACTTAAGGTTCAACTCCTAGTGATGAaagtttttgtgtgctttttaggTGATATTTCCTCAGAAATAATCGTTCTAAGGATGAACATTattaaatttaatataatttattgttATGCTTTAATAATGTATTTGTCTTTTGAGAACTCACTGGTGtgagcttttcttcttttacGTTTATAAACTTGTCTGAATTTTCAGAACGGGGtcctctttttcttttaccttctttGATGCTTAACTACGTTATACATTTATGGGCTTAAGCTATACACAGCTCCATATGTGGAATAAGTGTAGAATATGTCcctaaatatttgttttgaaactgcATTTCAATCTATGTGAAATGGTTTAGAAGAAGGTAGCATTAAGATTGTATGATAAGATTGCACAAAATAAAGTATAGTTTATATTGCTTTCTCGTAGCCAATCTGCATGATTGTTGGCGTGGTTTTAACGGGAATTAAAAGCTTCATGTGGCTGTAACTGGTCACTTAACTCTAAGCAAAGTTCtttctgagtatttttatttattagcatcatttgaaaagaaaaatagtattttccatATGAATAAAGATTTAGTTTGAACTGAAATGCCGCtgcctttgatatttttttggGGTCCCATTTTATTTGTCTCGTGAGTCTATTCCCATCTGCGTGGACGTTACTTGCATCATCGCAGAATACGGCCAAGGGAGTAATAGCTATGTTTGTCCAAACTCAGTGAATCGTGCTGCCTCAGGAGCTGCAGCATCCTAGACTTAAAGCATCACCCATTACTTTCACAGTGGGAAGAATTCATTAGTTTTGACAAACGGCAAATACTTTGCTTTACTGGTATTTATGggtttaaacactttttttttttttttcttaatttattggCTGTTATGAAAGCTTGGGCAGCACAACATTCTTTCCCTGAAGATTTCGCCAGCTCCATGTAAACTGGAGGACCTGGAATGCTTTTGCATACACGGGCCCCATAAGGAGGTGAGACCTGCACGTCCTGGGCTGTGCCAGAGTGAGAGCAGCCGCTGTTACCGGTAGATCGGCTACAGAAAGAAGCCTGTTGCCACCTTCTCATTCTTCTGCTCTGGTCTGCTGGCTTTGTTGCTGTCTAAATAGACTTAGCAGGGAACATTTAGGCAAAATGCTTCTTATCAGAGATTGTGAACtagctgaaacagaaaaatttatTCATACAAGTGACattcttagggaaaaaaacccctatatcGTGATGCCTCTGCCTGTACCCAGGTGGGTCAGAGGCGCACATCTGGGCAGgtgaaagggaggggagggaccTGCATCTCCAGGCCCTGGGGAGACAAGGACCCTGCCCAGGTGAATTTGGAATTCAGCCTGGCATCTGTCTCCATTTCCAAAACTTTTTGAAATGCTTGTTAGTGTATATGAATATCAGATGACAAAACCGTATGTCCTACTGTACAGTCTGAAAAGACCATGAATGCACGTGTTATTTAGCTGTTTCTTGCAGATCCAAACTGTTCTTCTTTTCCCTGAGtgcctgctctttttttttttttctttctgatgtgcAAGTAAATGAAACCAGTgctatgaagaagaaaaacagtttcctaAAAGGCTTAGTCACTGGTGATAGTTCGCAAAGGTGTGCATCGTTAGATGTCTGTCTCCCAAAAATTTCCTGTAGCATGAGGCTGCTTTGTGCCATACAAGACAGGGAACCTGACAGATAGGCAAGGAATCCAGTTTAGAAACTGAAAGGAGAgagctgcatttcttttaagTGCAACCAGcataatagcagaaaaaaaaatgcttcttataGTTACAAAGTAATAAAGACTATGAAAACAACCAGAAAATAGGGatataaataatagaaaataatatgaaatatataaTAGTAATCAAAGTATAAGGAGAAGATGATTTTTCATATGATATTTACCAACTCCTATCGCTGATACTGAATAAAGAAATACTTGCTCTCTTTGggaagaaaattttcctgttctgtgtctagtacttaaaaaaaaaaaaaatgcaagaaagctACTGTATTATTGTCAAGCCTGTAATAATCTGGTGAAAGCTTGGTGGCACTTAAATTTTTGTGCTCTTGAGACCCAAGTAACACACGTGAAATCTTAATAACACGGTTTGAGCTGTGAGCTTGCTattgggaaagaaaaagtgttactgtctgcagagaaaaaacgCACAGCTGTATTTTGTAAGACTGGTTCATCTACTACTGAACATAATGATGTGATATTTTGCTGTCTAGTTGCTCTAATCCTTTGTACTGAGAAGAGTAATTGAGCGGTTgagtttaaataatttttcagaggaTTGGCTAGTTTAATTATTTGAGGTTGTATACTAAAACAGCTCAGACTTGATACAGAACCATTCCTTTAAAGTTAGCAATGTCTTCTGGCCCTTCTTCTCTTGTACCTCATTCCTTGAAGCCCACAAATGCTGTTTCCTTGAAGACCTTGTTTATCCAGCAGCCTTGCGATTCTCCACAAGCGGACACTGATAAATGCTGCTGGGATTGGAGGGACGTTAAAATACTGTGGTGCAAGTGTTTgtgctggagaaaggaagggagactCGCATATCCAGAGTCCAAGTATTGTACTtggtatattattatttttttgctgctaAAGCTTTCTTATGTGCaagataattaatattaattattctttgctttgttttatttttatacttgtgCCCTGTTAGCTTTTATTTTGGTCACATATGCAAAGACCTCCTCTCTGATGACATAAAGACCTAATCTTTGCTGGTTCGCTCATGACAGGTACCTGCTTTCAGGCAGACTTGCCTGCGGTTTATTGCCTGTAAACAGTTTATCTTTTGAACATTTGGACAGAAACTTGGCAAGCAACATTTGACAggacaaacaaaggaaaacaagcatcATTTCCCATTAGGAAGTAAACTATTGTTTGATAGGATGGAGCACAAGATTCTCAGAAGTCATACGACAGATACAGTAACGCTGCACATAgggttattttgaaaattaagagaattaatgaaatatatacttgctttttttgtttgtttgttttataaaatcaCGCGTCTCCTGAAGCGCGTTCACCTGTCTGCGTAGCGTGGCTGTTGTGCAGCTGCCGGCCAGAGAGCATGTGCGTGGTGAGCCAAGCCGTTGTGGCCAAGGTGGATGGgatgccagcagctccagccgtGGTGGAGGATCCGAGCTCCTGAGCTGCGCGGTGAGAACTGTCTGCACTGCGGACGGGAGGAAGGCCTTCAAGACAAGGGAAGGAGCAgatctactctgctctggtgagaccccacctggagtattgcatccagctctggagtcctcagcacaagaaggacatggacctgttggaatgggtccaccagagggccatgaagatgatcaaagggctggagcacctctcctgtgaggacaggctgagagagttggggctgttcaccctggagaagagaaggctccggggagaccttatagccctttccagtacctaaagggggcctacaggaaagctggggagggactctttagcagggagtggagcgataggacaagggggaatggtttcaaactgaaggaggggaggtttagattggatattaggaagaaattctttactgtgagggtggtgagacactggaacaggtttcccagggaagctgtggatgccccatccctggaagtgttcaaggccaggctggatggggctttgagcagcctggtctagtgggaggtgtccctgcccctggcaggggggttggaactaggtgttctttaaggtcccttccaacccaaaccactctgtgattctatgttctaGCATTGAGGAATGAAGCACAGTAAAAAGAGAAGTAAGAAGTCCAGAATATCTGAGACTGTTCCTAGGGGTCTTAGTATTGATTTTTATTATAGGCCAGGGGTTTAGTGTTAGAGAATCAGAACTAACACACACTCGTCCTTTTTCGTAGTGTTTTTTTCTCAGTTACCCGAGTCAAGAATGGGATTTTTGGCTGTGATGAGCAATTGGAAAGAATATCCCCTGTGCACAGGTACAAAATATAGGTTTTGGATGCCTTTAAGACTGGTGGTGTGTAACTCACGGCAAGCACTTCTCCAGATCTATTCCATACTACTATGCCTAAGGTAAGTGCGGGTAGTAGAAGCTTGAAACGTAGGCTCAGAAGGTGGCATGTGGTCGGCTTGCAGCAAGAACGCAAGTGGTGGTGGGATGAAAGTATTGAACTTTTGGTTGAACTAAACAGCTGCCTCCAGTATCCTGCTTCATCAGATGCTGCACTTTCAgcctcttccccctctctgctCTCCTACCAGATTCTCTGAGATGTCTAAGAGTGAGAGCTTTTTCcacccttccctcttccctgagATCCCTGGTTTCAGGTGCTACTTGCAGCCGCTTTCTTCATCTCAGGACTTTCTTCTATCCTCACATTCCCTCATACCCACGTATTGATCATGTGAGCTGGCTTTCCATTTATTCTTCTGGTTCCCATTTTCCTCTCAGGTATGACCTAAGCTTTCTAATCCTCCAAGGAAGGCACAGGCCAAATTTGCGTCCTCTTGTTTTAATTCTCAACTCTTCATCATCAGTAAGTGTGGGCTGCTCTCTGATttgatctggttttatttttattactgacaAAGTGAACTACCTAACAGTTCATTCCTCATTAATTTAAGTTCTGTTGTCACAGCCTTTTATGCTATTGGTGAGACTTGTTCTCAGCATTCGTCATTGACTTCTGCTTTTTTGGCATCTCAGATGATTTTGATGATTCTCCATTAGTGTCAGGATATTTTTTCCCTCTTAGTGGATTAATTACATGCTagaagttgatttttttgttgttgttttattgcCTCTAAGCCTGTGAATCTGTTAATATATAAAGCATTATTTGGAACTTGCCCGTTCTATAGAACCATGGAAtcgtggttggaagggacctttgagatcaagtccaaccgttaacctatcactgccaagtccaccactaaaccatgtccctcagcaccatgtctacatgtcttttaaatacctcccgggatggtgcctcaaccacttccctgggcagcttcttccaatgcttaataaccttttcagtgtaaaatttttcctactatctaGTCTAAACCcgccctggtgcaacttgaggctgtttcctcttgtcctatcgcctgttacttgggagcagagaccgacccccacctcactacaccctcctttcaggtagttgtagagagcgataaggtctcccctcagcctcctcttctccaggctgaacacagctgcctcagccgctccccataagacttgttctccagacccctcaccagcttcattgcccttctctggactcgctccagcacctcaatgtcttttttgtggtgaggggcccaaaacgggacacagcactcgaggcggggcctcaccagtgccaagtacagggggacgatcacttccccagtcctgctcaccacactactgctgatacaggccaggttGTGGGTGAGACCGTAGTTCTAGTGCTCTGTGCCTGGCCCACGGCCACACTGTTTCAAGCAATCAATCAGAAGCTGTGCAAAGGGTCATTGCAGACTTACTGGTGGGGCCAGATCCTCAAAACACGTGTGCGTGAGCCTCCTTGGCAGAAGTGTGAGGTGGGTGGCCTGGTATGAGTGGCTACGACGCGAGTACCTGCAGTGGGCTGAAGGCCTCACACGGCCTTAGTCGGGGCAGGGACTTGTTCATGGCTCTGTTGGGAGTGCACCAGCGGCTGGTGTCTTGGGTTGGAGTGCTCTCCGCCTCCCTTAAAGTTGTTGTGTTTGATGTAAGGAGGGTAACTAGGCAGTGGAGCAACACCGTCCTGGTTTGTGGTGGTCCCACTTTTGCCCAGCAACTGTTTAAACGTGGTTCTGCTTCAGCGTCAGAGGAGGGGAGGGGCCGCAGGTGAAGGCTCATGATCCGGCCACGCACTGCGCAGCCCAGTAATGAGAAATAGCGGAGTTACAGGCTGGGACACACTGCTGCAGGACCAGATCTAGGTTTCACGACTTAGGAAAATACTGCCAAAGCACTGGTTTGATAAATAGCCAAGTTCTAAAGGGTTCAATGGGGTTGAGTTTTcaatggggccaggctcttttcagtggtgcccagggacaggacaagaggtaatgggcacaaacttgagcataggaagttccacctaaacatgaggaggaacttctttaccctgagggtggcagagcactggaacaggctgcccagagaggtggtggagtctccgtctctggagacattcaaaacctgcctggacgcgttcctgtgcaacctgctctaggtgaccctgctctggcaggggggttggactagatgatctccagaggtcccttccaacccctaccattctttgattctgtgggTTAAGAAGGGGACTACAGGTTTACAGCTTTAAAAGTCTCCAGTAGGAAGAAGTCTAAAAATAACTGCTGTGTCTGAGAGAATAGTGGGGACCGAGCCATGGGGCAGAGGTGCTCCGAGCACACAGAACTTCGTTCTGTAGTCTAAGCATTGTGTGGGAATGACAACTGACTTCAGCAAATGAACTGTTCttccattattattttgttataaatACTATAGAAAAACAGAGCGTTCAAATGGAAAgagtgtataaaaaaaaataagtacattTAGAATTAAGTGGCGGCTGTTTGTGTATGCCTTGAAAATTGTTAGAAAGGCTTTCAGCTGAAGGCGCAATGACTAACTACTCATGAAGTGCAACAAATATAAAGCTGAACGTGTTTTATTTGTAATGATGGAAGAACGTACACATAAATCTGTGGGAAATAAGCATTACCAGCATGTCTGAAAGGCAGTGGCACGGGTCTGGGCGTTGCACAGAGACCAGCCCaagggaatggaaagaaaagaaacccagttTCAGT
This window encodes:
- the TDRP gene encoding testis development-related protein isoform X1, coding for MWKLNKSSKVLLDDSPEEEETRPRGPPPAAAAAAFAAPQNKDQFLHDEVSSSVSQLATKVQGASFRGWKEVTSMFNKDDEQQLLAGCKSPKSKGTNLKLKEEMKSEKKPGFWDSLVIKQNVPSRKPDEIEGWEPPQITTADSTSDAAATLSDYTAWSGWEDETKGSTKYTNLASSGNSSRWSIKSAGKLVSIRRQSKGNLTDNWEELE
- the TDRP gene encoding testis development-related protein isoform X2, translated to MWKLNKSSKVLLDDSPEEEETRPRGPPPAAAAAAFAAPQVQGASFRGWKEVTSMFNKDDEQQLLAGCKSPKSKGTNLKLKEEMKSEKKPGFWDSLVIKQNVPSRKPDEIEGWEPPQITTADSTSDAAATLSDYTAWSGWEDETKGSTKYTNLASSGNSSRWSIKSAGKLVSIRRQSKGNLTDNWEELE